In the genome of Myxococcales bacterium, one region contains:
- the gspD gene encoding type II secretion system secretin GspD — translation MNFRHNGWRLGNLLIWLALTLCVATVCGWPAMAAAQDDDNDKTEEPAGKGETEPALKAPTAPEAEVAECPEGLVRVNFNEADIRDIVKTMATMTDQNFMLDKAITGTVTIISPTCITPAEAYDVFLSVLYVNGLTTVKVGKLTKIIKRAEAQTQPIDTNTEGLGRDNEKYITQLIPLQNLDAVEIASGFRSLVSSDGNIFAYGPSNMLIIMDSAANINRLFRILQKLDVEGTEQILEVIPIEYASADTVADVIMQLFDSETKATGLSTGSSTLGGAGSVSQLRERLMQQRMQRLGRRTPGGATTPGSSGFSQSVAAGETLRIIPDGRTNSLVVKGSKYAIKRVRDVVAKLDQPLPGGEGKIHVVYLENADAVELAGILADLAGTGGGSSLGGYSSRQNQRRMGGTTGGYGSNSRAGSVANAFSSRFGGAAGGLSGSSSGTLGTGGLNRDAGNPTRGIAQTSGRFLADFEGAVRITADPATNSLVIIASNRDMEILREVIAKLDIPRPQVYVEVMIAEITAERGLDVGFEFRTTNDTSEDGVQVLGGSNYGGIQSAAANPLGITGFALGAADGTITFGGETYPNIGALFRAMQSDRDVNIMATPHILTTDNEEAEIVIADNIPFVTGQIYSQAFNNPTTTIERKDVGITLRITPTINESDMVRLMIYQESSSVTDSPSGLSASQVGVTTAKRSADTVVVVKSRQTVVIGGLMKDNISYTEAKVPVFGDIPILGYLFKSSKRKVEKTNLLIFITPYIIKDNGDLEEVTRMANYRLEQFRQENRIQRRDNLDEEKIQPNERIFRKEEPTAIEIDPTKRNAGATTEPGTEEKDSGEETPPSDDRGDSTDNSGDTDFGGNQGGQ, via the coding sequence ATGAATTTTCGGCATAACGGTTGGCGTTTGGGAAACCTCCTTATTTGGCTGGCGCTCACGCTGTGCGTGGCGACGGTCTGCGGGTGGCCGGCGATGGCCGCGGCCCAGGACGATGACAACGATAAAACGGAAGAACCGGCCGGCAAAGGCGAGACGGAACCGGCGCTGAAGGCGCCGACGGCGCCGGAAGCGGAAGTCGCCGAATGCCCGGAAGGTTTGGTGCGCGTCAACTTCAATGAAGCCGACATCCGGGACATCGTCAAAACGATGGCCACGATGACCGATCAGAATTTCATGCTCGACAAGGCGATCACCGGCACCGTCACCATCATCTCGCCGACCTGCATCACTCCCGCCGAAGCCTACGACGTTTTTCTTTCCGTGTTGTACGTCAACGGCCTGACCACGGTGAAGGTCGGCAAGCTGACCAAGATCATCAAACGCGCCGAAGCCCAGACCCAACCGATCGACACCAACACCGAGGGGCTCGGCCGCGACAACGAAAAATACATCACGCAGTTGATCCCGTTGCAGAACCTCGACGCAGTGGAAATCGCCAGCGGCTTCCGGTCGCTGGTCAGTTCCGACGGCAACATTTTCGCCTACGGCCCGAGCAACATGCTGATCATCATGGACTCGGCGGCCAACATCAATCGGTTGTTCCGCATCCTGCAAAAACTGGATGTCGAGGGCACCGAGCAGATCCTCGAGGTCATTCCGATCGAATACGCCTCGGCCGATACGGTGGCCGACGTCATCATGCAGTTGTTCGACAGCGAAACCAAAGCGACTGGTTTGTCGACCGGCAGCAGCACCTTGGGCGGCGCCGGTTCGGTCAGCCAATTGCGCGAACGGTTGATGCAGCAACGGATGCAGCGGCTGGGCCGCCGGACGCCGGGCGGCGCGACGACGCCGGGCAGCAGCGGCTTCTCGCAATCGGTGGCCGCGGGCGAAACCCTGCGCATCATTCCCGACGGCCGCACCAACAGCCTGGTGGTCAAAGGCAGCAAATATGCCATTAAACGGGTGCGCGACGTGGTCGCGAAGCTCGATCAGCCCTTGCCCGGCGGCGAAGGCAAGATTCACGTCGTTTACCTGGAAAACGCCGACGCGGTCGAACTGGCCGGCATCCTCGCCGATCTGGCGGGCACCGGCGGCGGCAGCAGCCTCGGCGGCTATTCCTCGCGGCAGAACCAGCGGCGCATGGGCGGCACGACGGGCGGCTACGGCTCCAACAGCCGGGCCGGCAGCGTCGCCAACGCCTTTTCGTCGCGCTTCGGCGGCGCCGCCGGCGGCCTGAGCGGCAGCTCCAGCGGGACGCTCGGCACCGGTGGCCTCAACCGCGATGCCGGCAATCCGACGCGTGGCATCGCGCAAACCAGCGGCCGGTTCCTCGCCGACTTCGAGGGCGCGGTGCGGATCACCGCCGACCCGGCGACCAACAGCCTGGTCATCATCGCCAGCAACCGCGACATGGAAATCCTGCGCGAGGTCATCGCCAAACTCGATATCCCGCGGCCGCAGGTCTACGTCGAGGTGATGATCGCCGAAATCACCGCCGAACGCGGCCTGGATGTCGGCTTCGAATTCCGGACGACCAACGACACCAGCGAGGACGGCGTGCAGGTGCTGGGCGGCTCCAATTACGGCGGCATCCAGTCGGCGGCCGCCAACCCGCTGGGTATCACCGGCTTCGCGCTCGGCGCGGCCGACGGCACCATCACCTTCGGCGGCGAAACCTATCCGAACATCGGCGCGTTGTTCCGCGCGATGCAGAGCGACCGCGACGTCAACATCATGGCGACGCCGCACATCCTGACCACCGACAACGAGGAAGCCGAAATCGTCATCGCCGACAACATCCCGTTCGTCACCGGTCAGATCTACTCGCAGGCTTTCAACAACCCGACCACGACCATCGAGCGCAAGGACGTCGGCATCACGCTGCGCATCACCCCGACGATCAACGAATCCGACATGGTCCGCCTGATGATCTACCAGGAATCCTCGTCGGTCACCGACAGCCCCTCGGGCCTCTCCGCCAGCCAGGTCGGCGTCACCACCGCGAAACGCAGCGCCGACACGGTCGTCGTCGTGAAGAGCCGGCAGACCGTGGTGATCGGCGGCCTGATGAAGGACAACATCTCCTACACCGAGGCCAAAGTGCCGGTCTTCGGCGACATTCCGATCCTCGGCTACCTGTTCAAGAGCAGCAAGCGGAAGGTGGAAAAAACCAACCTGCTGATCTTCATCACGCCCTACATCATCAAGGACAACGGCGATCTCGAGGAAGTCACCCGGATGGCCAATTACCGCCTCGAGCAGTTCCGGCAGGAAAATCGCA